The Pseudomonas sp. SCA2728.1_7 DNA segment GCAGTGATGATCGCCAGAACGGTCGAGGCCGCCGAGTAGAGCATCAGCCCACGATCGATAAACGGGGTGAGCCGACCCAGGCGCCAGTGGCGATACACCGCGCGCCAGCTGTCCTGGCGTTCGCAAAGAATCGCGTCCTGCAAACTGCGGCAGTCTTGCCACAGATCGATGAATTCGCCGAGGCGATAAATCGAATTTGAGAACAGCAACTGCCTGCGATCCTCAAGTGCCTCGATGCTCGGCTGCTGGGCTTCGAGCTGATCTTTCAGGGCTTGCCAGCGATCGAGATCGGCGTCCTGATGAGCGAGCCATTCGCGGGTCGCGGCCAGCAGCGGTGCGAATTTTTCCACCAGTTCCGGCGTGCGCCGTTCGAGGGCGTAGAGCGAATCTTCCAGCGCATCGATCACCGGCAACAGATGAATCATGCGCCCGCGCAATTCCTTGGTGTTGCGCACGGTTTGCGGTCGCGCGCCTTCGTGGGGCAACTGGCCGATCATCAATTCAAGGCTGTTGAAGTTGGCGACCATGGCCATGCGCAGAGCAGTGACTTCTTCTGGCTGCACATCGCGGCTGAGGAATTTCAGGCTGTAGGTCGTTGCGTCGGCGAACCACTTGCTCACCGCGTCGTTGAACACTGGCGCCAAGCGACGCGGCCAGAACATCGCACCAACCACGGCGGCGACAGCGATGCCGAGGAAAATCTCTTCGGTACGCGCTTCCGCTACGTCCCACACCGCCAGCGGGTTATCCACCACTGGCAAGGCAATCAGCGGCAAGGTGTAACCGGCGAGCATCAATGCGTAGTTGTTGGCCGTGCGCAGTTGCAGGGACAGGAACAGCAAAATCCCCGTCCACAGCGCGATGACCACCACTAGCACATACGGGCTCTGGACGAACATCGGCACGAAAAAAACCGCCGCTGCCGCACCGAGAAAAGTACCGATGGCACGGTACAACGCCTTGGAACTGGTCGGCCCGAGAAACGGGCTGGAGACGATATACACCGTGGCCATCGCCCAATACGGACGCGGCATTTGCATGAGCAAGGCGATGTACAGCGCAATCATCGACGCTGCAAAAGTCCGCACCCCGTAGAACCAGTCGCGGGCTGGCGGAATGCCGGAGAAAAAACCGTTCAAGAATTAACCACCCATGGCGGGTTGGCCGCCTCAAAAGCTCTGAGTACCCGAAGCGTAGCTTCCAGATCGCTTTGCTCGATGCCTTCGAGCACCTCGTGACGCAAGCGCACCAGTTCGATCTCCACCGCTTGCACCAGTTCACGCCCGGTGTCGGTCAGGCTCAGGCATTTGGCGCGGCGATCCTGGGCATCTTCGGTGCGGCAGACGTAGCCGGAATGGCAGAGCTGATCGAGCAGACGCACCAGCGACGGACTCTCCATCCCGGCCGCCTGCGCCACTTGCACCTGGCGCACGCCCTCGCCCAAGCGGCCGATCATCAACAGCGGCACGGCGCAGGCTTCGGAGATTCCGTAGTTGACCAGCGTGGTCTGGCAGATCTTCCGCCAATGCCTGGCGGCAACCACCATGGCACTGCTGATGTTCATCTGGAGAGCGTCGAGTTCGTTCGGCACGGGGAAATGCACACTGTTAGTTTGCTAACTATCAATATTGCATTGGAGGGGAATTTCAGTCAAGTTTTGAAACAAATTGCCTGTTCAGGGTTAGCCTACCGAAT contains these protein-coding regions:
- a CDS encoding FUSC family protein: MNGFFSGIPPARDWFYGVRTFAASMIALYIALLMQMPRPYWAMATVYIVSSPFLGPTSSKALYRAIGTFLGAAAAVFFVPMFVQSPYVLVVVIALWTGILLFLSLQLRTANNYALMLAGYTLPLIALPVVDNPLAVWDVAEARTEEIFLGIAVAAVVGAMFWPRRLAPVFNDAVSKWFADATTYSLKFLSRDVQPEEVTALRMAMVANFNSLELMIGQLPHEGARPQTVRNTKELRGRMIHLLPVIDALEDSLYALERRTPELVEKFAPLLAATREWLAHQDADLDRWQALKDQLEAQQPSIEALEDRRQLLFSNSIYRLGEFIDLWQDCRSLQDAILCERQDSWRAVYRHWRLGRLTPFIDRGLMLYSAASTVLAIITASVLWILLGWPDGGSAVILAAVACSFFASMDDPAPQIYRFFFWTGMSVLFASLYLFLILPNLHDFPMLVLAFSIPFICVGTLTVQPRFFLGMLLTLVNTSSFISIQGAYDADFFAFVNSNLAGPLGLLFAFIWTLVARPFGAELAAKRLTRFSWKDIVDMTEPANLAEHRKLGVQLLDRLMQHLPRLALTGQDTGIAMREVRVGLNLLDLLAYTPRVTGAPNALLQQVVSEVGEYFRACLKAGERLPAPAPLLMTLDRTRRALNGHGDDETRLNLLHALSGLRLALLPGVEFVSSADSEEPLPDGAPL
- a CDS encoding MarR family transcriptional regulator, yielding MNISSAMVVAARHWRKICQTTLVNYGISEACAVPLLMIGRLGEGVRQVQVAQAAGMESPSLVRLLDQLCHSGYVCRTEDAQDRRAKCLSLTDTGRELVQAVEIELVRLRHEVLEGIEQSDLEATLRVLRAFEAANPPWVVNS